Proteins encoded by one window of Chryseobacterium sp. POL2:
- a CDS encoding ATP-binding protein, producing MTNHNNSTKIPFKVSARTARLIGRENIASSKGAIIELVKNGYDADSKISIVYFDNKFSTVLNEITEEYVSELNSLGISKVEIFDLYEKDIENDNAYVIKKDVDEEKKKQFKNIIAKFCSLYIIDTGEGMTQKIIRDYWMTIGTDNKANDVFTKSGRVKAGAKGIGRFALDKLGGICEMTTIFNPEVHENDVDENGVATDYSGYRWIVNWEDFEGEFKTIDKVDAELIGINANSIIEEIEAQIPFLDLSKINFEEGAQFGTILKISNLRDNWEDFYVDQVFTDLEVLVPPKEVGEFEIYLFSSLAQNKYGEVLGSVCDDYDYKLVAKADENQNISITVYREEYDVELIPNGFFQREAMKNEPYRKEDFLQGFWKKETSFSQILMGFKERDEDNTFDNIGVFEFTFYFLKRSYSSDDASRFFYKGFMSNNRKDWLNKFGGIKLFRDNFRVRPYGEAKDAAFDWLSLGNRKAASPAGVAKSEGGYRVEPENVAGAVKISRLTNVNFEDKSSREGLQNNKTFDVFKQLLAGIINVFEDDRAFIAREMDAYDDERFGAERNRKKAEDLAKKIVADSREKRKQREDNPNNATNDNTSEEQQASDREKEILAIEIERKEEQIEKLKDEQKVLRGLASSGIVLASFSHDLSKLNDVLSSRTDKLKELISEKIKEEDYIQVERRKNPFSQIEKIKTQDVKLQNWLNFSMGATRKDKRKRPQVFLQNYFLEFKEDWKTVLDERGTNLEISEIEDIELRVFEIDLDSIFNNLLVNSIEAFNLMKVNRQREIQVKVHSNGKEVIFDYADNGTGLSKDIEKAEIIFEPLFTTRRNPHTAEEEGTGLGMWLVQSIVKENDGNLKLLFPENGFGLRISFPVKYKRQKDGQV from the coding sequence ATGACTAATCACAACAATAGCACTAAAATTCCTTTTAAGGTTTCGGCAAGAACTGCTAGGCTTATTGGAAGGGAAAATATAGCTTCTTCCAAAGGAGCAATTATTGAATTGGTCAAAAATGGTTATGATGCTGACAGTAAAATTAGCATTGTGTATTTTGATAATAAATTTTCAACGGTTTTAAATGAAATAACTGAAGAATATGTAAGCGAATTAAATTCTTTAGGAATATCAAAAGTCGAAATCTTTGATTTATACGAAAAGGATATTGAAAACGACAATGCATATGTAATTAAGAAAGATGTTGATGAAGAAAAAAAGAAACAATTCAAAAACATAATAGCTAAGTTTTGTTCATTATACATTATTGATACTGGAGAAGGTATGACACAGAAAATTATTCGTGATTATTGGATGACGATAGGTACAGATAATAAGGCGAATGATGTTTTCACTAAGTCAGGAAGGGTAAAAGCTGGTGCAAAAGGAATCGGTCGATTTGCCCTTGATAAATTAGGTGGCATTTGTGAGATGACAACAATATTTAATCCGGAAGTACACGAAAACGATGTAGATGAGAATGGAGTTGCAACTGATTACTCGGGCTATAGATGGATTGTTAATTGGGAAGATTTTGAAGGAGAGTTTAAAACAATAGACAAAGTTGATGCAGAGTTGATTGGCATAAATGCAAATTCAATAATTGAAGAAATTGAAGCACAAATACCATTCTTGGATTTATCAAAAATTAATTTTGAAGAAGGTGCTCAATTTGGAACGATTTTAAAAATATCAAATCTAAGAGATAATTGGGAAGATTTCTATGTTGACCAAGTTTTTACCGATTTGGAAGTACTTGTTCCACCAAAAGAAGTTGGGGAGTTTGAAATATATCTTTTTAGCTCTCTGGCGCAAAATAAATATGGTGAAGTATTAGGTTCAGTTTGTGATGATTATGACTATAAATTAGTTGCAAAGGCTGATGAAAATCAAAATATTTCAATTACAGTTTATCGTGAAGAGTATGATGTTGAGTTAATTCCAAATGGATTTTTTCAGAGAGAAGCGATGAAGAATGAGCCTTACAGAAAAGAAGATTTCCTTCAAGGATTTTGGAAAAAGGAAACATCATTTTCTCAAATATTGATGGGTTTTAAAGAACGTGACGAGGATAATACGTTTGACAATATTGGGGTTTTTGAATTTACATTTTACTTCCTAAAAAGAAGCTATTCAAGCGATGACGCAAGCCGTTTCTTTTACAAAGGATTTATGTCAAATAATCGTAAAGATTGGTTGAATAAATTTGGAGGAATTAAACTATTCAGAGATAACTTCAGGGTAAGACCATACGGAGAGGCAAAAGATGCAGCGTTTGATTGGTTAAGTTTGGGTAATAGAAAAGCGGCAAGTCCTGCGGGTGTAGCAAAATCGGAAGGCGGATATAGAGTTGAGCCGGAAAATGTGGCTGGGGCAGTAAAAATTTCAAGGTTAACCAACGTAAATTTTGAAGATAAATCAAGCAGAGAAGGTTTGCAGAATAATAAAACCTTTGATGTGTTTAAGCAGCTTTTAGCAGGGATAATTAATGTTTTTGAAGACGACAGGGCATTTATTGCAAGAGAAATGGATGCTTATGATGATGAAAGATTTGGAGCAGAAAGGAATAGAAAAAAAGCTGAAGATTTGGCTAAAAAAATCGTTGCAGATTCCCGTGAGAAAAGAAAGCAAAGGGAAGATAATCCTAATAATGCTACCAATGATAATACATCCGAAGAACAACAAGCAAGTGATAGAGAAAAGGAAATTTTAGCAATTGAGATAGAACGTAAAGAAGAACAAATCGAAAAACTTAAAGACGAACAAAAAGTATTACGAGGATTAGCAAGTAGCGGTATTGTTTTAGCGTCTTTTAGTCACGATTTGAGTAAATTAAACGATGTATTGAGTTCAAGAACTGATAAGTTAAAAGAGCTAATTTCTGAAAAAATTAAAGAGGAAGATTATATTCAAGTTGAACGAAGAAAGAATCCTTTTTCTCAGATAGAGAAAATAAAAACACAGGATGTTAAACTTCAGAATTGGTTAAATTTTTCAATGGGTGCTACTAGAAAGGATAAACGGAAAAGGCCGCAAGTATTCCTTCAAAATTATTTTCTTGAATTTAAAGAAGATTGGAAAACAGTATTGGATGAAAGAGGTACTAATTTAGAAATTTCAGAAATAGAAGATATTGAGTTACGAGTTTTTGAAATCGACCTTGATAGTATTTTTAATAATCTTTTGGTTAACTCTATTGAAGCTTTCAATCTAATGAAGGTAAATAGACAAAGAGAAATACAAGTAAAAGTTCACTCTAATGGGAAAGAAGTTATTTTTGACTATGCTGACAATGGTACAGGATTATCTAAAGATATTGAAAAAGCAGAAATTATTTTTGAGCCATTATTTACAACTCGAAGAAACCCACATACTGCTGAAGAGGAAGGCACAGGATTGGGTATGTGGTTAGTACAGTCAATTGTTAAAGAAAATGATGGAAACCTAAAACTATTATTCCCTGAAAATGGATTTGGTTTAAGAATTTCATTTCCTGTAAAATATAAAAGACAAAAGGATGGACAAGTATAA
- a CDS encoding helix-turn-helix transcriptional regulator has protein sequence MIIKINIFTPYAIFMSKKVINRLKVVLAEKNVSSKWLAEQLDKNEATVSRWCTNEVQPPLKTFVKIAEKLDVKLTTLFND, from the coding sequence ATGATAATAAAAATCAATATCTTTACACCATATGCAATTTTTATGAGTAAAAAAGTAATTAATAGACTAAAGGTAGTACTTGCAGAGAAGAATGTAAGTAGTAAATGGCTTGCAGAACAGTTAGATAAGAACGAGGCTACAGTTTCAAGATGGTGTACAAACGAGGTTCAACCGCCACTAAAGACTTTTGTAAAAATTGCAGAAAAACTGGATGTTAAATTAACCACATTGTTCAATGACTAA
- a CDS encoding SDR family oxidoreductase — MKKQKKRALRPKQSQNRPGTENKMSPLPETNPISYSKEGKLKDKVVLITGGDSGIGKAVALLFAKEGADIIIAYLNETNDAKQTKKEVETFSRKCTLIKADLAKESQCKKVIEKTIKIYKKIDILINNAALHWESASLEEISTDQLLRTFQNNFFSYFWITKYALPFLRKGSCIINTSSVTAYRGSPQLIDYSATKGAILSFTRSLASNLVDKGIRVNAVAPGPIWTPLISSSFSPKKNSEFGSDSPMKRAGMPNEVAPSFLFLASEDSSYITGQVIHPNGGEIING; from the coding sequence ATGAAAAAACAAAAAAAAAGAGCTTTGAGACCTAAACAATCTCAAAACCGACCCGGAACTGAAAACAAAATGTCTCCTCTTCCCGAAACTAATCCAATCAGCTATTCTAAAGAAGGAAAACTTAAAGATAAAGTAGTATTGATTACAGGAGGAGATAGCGGTATTGGAAAAGCTGTAGCGCTGCTATTCGCAAAAGAAGGAGCCGATATTATCATTGCCTACCTCAACGAAACCAACGATGCCAAACAAACTAAAAAAGAGGTAGAAACATTTTCAAGAAAATGCACATTGATAAAAGCAGATTTAGCAAAAGAAAGCCAGTGCAAAAAAGTAATTGAAAAGACAATAAAAATTTATAAAAAAATAGATATCCTTATAAATAATGCGGCTTTGCATTGGGAATCCGCGTCATTAGAAGAAATTTCTACTGACCAATTGTTAAGAACATTTCAAAATAATTTCTTCTCTTATTTCTGGATTACAAAATATGCCTTACCATTTCTCAGAAAAGGATCATGTATTATTAATACATCCTCTGTAACAGCTTACCGAGGAAGCCCCCAACTTATTGATTATTCCGCAACGAAAGGAGCAATCCTGTCTTTTACAAGAAGTTTAGCCTCCAATCTGGTAGATAAAGGGATCCGAGTGAATGCAGTCGCACCAGGCCCAATATGGACGCCATTAATCAGTTCTTCTTTCTCACCAAAAAAAAATTCGGAATTTGGAAGCGATTCACCAATGAAGCGTGCAGGAATGCCTAATGAGGTGGCTCCGAGTTTTCTATTTTTAGCAAGCGAAGATTCAAGTTATATTACCGGTCAGGTTATTCATCCTAATGGAGGGGAAATTATAAACGGATAA
- a CDS encoding class I SAM-dependent DNA methyltransferase: MNPKVFKFLESSALPPKDVDRLIVSAFIEINNLRLVNNLLLKDYSITKRNTKKRKKLNEFIAIVKDEIEEFNIEELIELFEFVISPSDRIVNGAIYTPSDIRDYIVNESFNRDNLDIENCQIADIACGCSGFLYTAAKELKSRTNSTYQYIFENQIYGLDIQQYSVTRSKLLLSLLALSEDEDFEEFHFNIYQGDALLFNWQEVINNFNGFEIIVGNPPYVSARNLDEDAKENVKLWEVCSTGNPDLYIPFFQIGYENLAPNGILGFITMNTFFKSLNGRALRAYFERNNTSIKIIDFGTLQIFKSKSTYTCVCFIEKTERNYIEYYKSVNKELPTNANLYHKINYQNLDAKKGWNLNNNEIISRIECVGNPFGKKYKTRHGIATLKNDIYIFKPVEEDEDYFYLQNGSLFPIEKGICRDILNSNKLSREVDFDNVVEKVLFPYDNKVKPKALEEEFLQDTYPRAFEYLQRKRLILSKRDKGKGEYEKWFAFGRTQSLEKVGNKLFFPKFSDKIPSYLISNDIDLMFYNGQAIIGHSEEEMHLIKKIMESRLFWYYIKTTSKPYSSAYYSLNGTYIKNFGIPEFTNDDIDFLISEENRNIIDAFLEDYYDIQLTDEMVF; this comes from the coding sequence ATGAACCCAAAAGTTTTTAAATTCCTCGAATCATCTGCTCTACCACCAAAAGATGTGGATAGACTTATTGTTTCTGCTTTTATCGAGATAAACAATCTTAGACTAGTAAATAATCTACTTCTTAAAGATTATTCTATAACCAAGAGAAATACAAAAAAAAGAAAAAAACTAAATGAATTTATTGCAATTGTAAAAGATGAAATTGAAGAATTTAATATAGAAGAGCTAATTGAACTCTTCGAGTTCGTTATTTCCCCTTCTGACAGAATTGTAAATGGTGCAATATATACTCCCTCAGATATTAGAGATTATATTGTAAACGAATCATTTAATAGAGATAATCTTGATATTGAAAACTGCCAAATTGCAGATATTGCGTGTGGTTGTTCGGGATTTTTATATACGGCTGCAAAAGAACTAAAAAGTAGAACGAATAGTACATATCAATACATTTTTGAAAATCAAATTTATGGTTTAGATATTCAACAATATTCAGTAACTCGTAGTAAATTACTATTGAGTTTATTAGCATTGTCTGAAGATGAAGATTTTGAAGAATTTCATTTTAATATTTATCAAGGGGATGCTTTACTTTTCAATTGGCAAGAAGTTATTAATAATTTTAATGGTTTTGAAATTATAGTTGGAAATCCGCCTTATGTTTCAGCTCGTAATTTAGATGAAGATGCTAAAGAAAATGTAAAACTTTGGGAGGTTTGTTCAACAGGAAACCCAGACTTATATATTCCATTTTTCCAAATTGGTTATGAGAATTTAGCTCCTAATGGAATTCTTGGTTTTATTACAATGAACACTTTTTTCAAGAGTTTGAATGGTAGAGCTTTAAGAGCATATTTTGAAAGAAATAATACTTCTATCAAGATTATTGATTTTGGCACTCTTCAGATTTTTAAATCGAAGAGCACTTATACATGTGTTTGCTTTATAGAGAAAACCGAACGGAATTATATCGAATATTATAAATCGGTTAATAAGGAGTTACCAACGAATGCTAATCTTTATCATAAAATTAATTATCAAAATTTAGATGCAAAAAAAGGTTGGAATCTTAATAATAATGAAATCATTTCTAGAATTGAGTGTGTTGGAAATCCTTTTGGAAAGAAATATAAGACAAGACACGGTATTGCAACACTTAAAAATGATATTTATATTTTCAAACCTGTAGAAGAAGATGAGGATTATTTTTATCTTCAGAATGGTAGTCTTTTTCCAATTGAAAAAGGGATTTGTAGAGATATATTAAACTCAAATAAATTGAGTCGAGAAGTTGATTTTGATAATGTTGTTGAAAAAGTTTTGTTTCCATATGATAATAAAGTAAAACCTAAAGCATTAGAAGAAGAGTTTTTGCAAGACACATATCCAAGAGCATTTGAATATTTACAAAGAAAAAGACTAATACTTTCTAAAAGAGATAAAGGTAAAGGAGAATATGAAAAATGGTTTGCTTTTGGTAGAACGCAATCTTTAGAAAAAGTAGGAAATAAATTATTCTTTCCTAAGTTTTCAGATAAGATTCCCAGCTATTTAATAAGCAATGATATTGATTTAATGTTCTACAATGGTCAAGCAATTATTGGTCACTCTGAAGAAGAAATGCATTTGATTAAAAAGATTATGGAATCACGCTTGTTTTGGTATTATATTAAAACAACCAGTAAACCTTATTCTTCAGCATATTATTCTTTAAACGGAACTTATATCAAGAATTTTGGTATTCCAGAGTTTACTAATGATGATATTGATTTTCTAATCAGTGAAGAAAATAGAAATATCATTGATGCTTTTTTAGAGGATTACTATGATATACAATTGACAGACGAAATGGTATTTTAA